The proteins below come from a single Staphylococcus sp. MI 10-1553 genomic window:
- the sdaAA gene encoding L-serine ammonia-lyase, iron-sulfur-dependent, subunit alpha: protein MFDTMKELIDYATENNTTFSEIMIKHEMETRGMTREEVMDMMQQNLDTMREAVQKGTTGEGVKSVTGYTGQDAIKVHKYNQNNKALSGYDMMSAVEGAVATNEVNAAMGIICATPTAGSSGTIPGILFKLEQSHDLTNDQMIEFLFAASMCGMIIANNASVAGATGGCQAEVGSASAMAAAAAVQTFGGTPEQAGHALAISISNLLGLVCDPVAGLVEIPCVMRNAIGSGNGLISADLALAGVESRIPVDEVIEAMDKVGRNLPASLRETGLGGLAGTPTGEAIKAKIFGDSERSEVFS, encoded by the coding sequence ATGTTTGATACGATGAAAGAATTAATCGACTATGCGACTGAAAATAACACAACTTTTTCAGAAATTATGATTAAACATGAAATGGAAACACGTGGTATGACGCGCGAAGAAGTCATGGACATGATGCAGCAAAACCTTGACACTATGCGTGAAGCTGTTCAAAAAGGTACGACAGGTGAAGGGGTTAAAAGTGTGACAGGTTATACTGGTCAGGATGCGATTAAAGTCCACAAATATAACCAAAACAATAAAGCCCTTTCTGGATATGATATGATGTCAGCTGTTGAAGGTGCGGTAGCTACTAATGAAGTTAACGCAGCAATGGGCATTATTTGTGCGACACCGACTGCCGGTTCTTCAGGGACTATTCCAGGGATACTGTTTAAACTAGAACAATCACACGACTTAACAAATGACCAAATGATCGAATTTCTATTTGCTGCCTCGATGTGCGGTATGATCATCGCCAATAATGCTTCGGTCGCTGGTGCTACAGGTGGCTGTCAAGCAGAAGTCGGTTCAGCGTCTGCAATGGCTGCCGCTGCTGCTGTACAAACATTCGGTGGTACGCCAGAACAAGCCGGACATGCACTTGCGATTAGTATTAGTAACTTACTTGGTTTAGTTTGTGACCCTGTCGCAGGTTTAGTAGAAATTCCTTGTGTGATGCGTAATGCGATTGGTTCAGGTAATGGTCTGATTTCAGCTGACCTCGCACTTGCCGGTGTTGAAAGTCGCATTCCAGTAGATGAAGTCATTGAGGCTATGGATAAAGTAGGTCGTAACCTTCCTGCATCATTACGCGAAACAGGTTTAGGTGGTCTCGCTGGTACGCCAACAGGTGAAGCAATTAAAGCTAAAATCTTTGGCGATTCGGAACGATCCGAAGTGTTCTCTTAA
- the sdaAB gene encoding L-serine ammonia-lyase, iron-sulfur-dependent subunit beta — protein sequence MARTKDYQSAFDIIGPVMMGPSSSHTAGAVKIGQAARAVLGDTPEKIVVNYYESFAETHKGHGTDLAIIGGLLGFSTFDSRIKTSTKIARSEGIDFDFIEKSGSSLGEHPNCAVIEIDHGDRHVELNGISIGGGAFKVKSIHVNQMCILMAHTPPILVIDGECKIAEVNHLINDLIDHEVDINEEIKTMTKGHCLLALHLNKPMKSELLESIKEKYAFLNFSYIE from the coding sequence ATGGCACGTACAAAAGATTACCAAAGTGCGTTTGATATTATCGGCCCAGTCATGATGGGGCCATCGAGTTCACATACGGCAGGTGCAGTGAAAATTGGTCAGGCCGCTCGTGCTGTCCTTGGTGATACACCTGAGAAAATCGTTGTGAACTATTACGAATCCTTTGCAGAAACACATAAAGGTCACGGCACAGATTTAGCGATTATCGGTGGCTTATTAGGTTTTAGTACATTCGATTCTCGTATTAAAACATCGACAAAAATTGCAAGAAGTGAAGGCATTGACTTTGACTTTATCGAAAAATCAGGTTCAAGTTTAGGTGAACATCCAAACTGTGCAGTCATCGAAATCGATCACGGTGACCGTCATGTCGAGTTGAATGGTATTTCAATTGGCGGTGGTGCATTCAAAGTGAAAAGTATTCACGTTAACCAAATGTGTATTTTGATGGCGCATACACCCCCTATTCTTGTCATTGATGGGGAATGCAAAATTGCAGAAGTCAATCATTTAATTAACGATTTAATCGACCATGAAGTCGACATCAATGAAGAGATTAAAACGATGACAAAAGGCCATTGCTTACTTGCCTTACATTTGAATAAACCGATGAAAAGTGAACTACTTGAATCAATCAAAGAAAAATATGCGTTTTTAAACTTTTCATATATAGAATAA
- a CDS encoding PTS sugar transporter subunit IIC, with translation MDFILGIGTLLVVLLAMTLFLKFAPNGKVSLQALSGAACASFLPEAFLKYAIGGVFHSEYFIKLGDVAGSLSGVAVGILTCLKFGINPVFAVLTGLVLFDFKLLPAFIAAYFVAFGIKALEKYVPEGLDLIVVILLSPAIAYGIASIVSPSVTAVLKQIGTAITAVGDHNPYALALVIGAIVPVVGMTPLSSMVFTSLLGLTGIPMAIGALGCMGSSFVNFMMFRKLRIGNAGKAFAVAVEPLTQIDTIAKYPIQLYGTNAVVGMVNGLFITYMGIVVNQPGMATPIAGPIVALGFNEVVPTVITIVVVAIISIIMSFFIGTFISKKRPTLDIKVPHVNQQTN, from the coding sequence ATGGATTTTATTTTGGGAATCGGGACATTACTCGTTGTTTTACTTGCAATGACTTTATTCTTAAAATTTGCCCCGAATGGTAAAGTCAGTTTACAAGCTTTATCCGGCGCTGCTTGTGCTTCATTTTTACCGGAAGCATTCTTAAAATACGCAATCGGTGGCGTGTTTCACTCAGAATATTTTATTAAGTTAGGGGATGTTGCTGGAAGTTTAAGCGGTGTTGCAGTGGGGATTCTCACTTGTTTAAAGTTCGGTATTAATCCTGTGTTCGCTGTTTTAACAGGACTCGTTCTATTTGATTTTAAACTATTGCCTGCTTTTATTGCAGCATATTTCGTTGCTTTCGGGATTAAAGCGCTTGAAAAATATGTGCCTGAAGGGTTAGACCTGATCGTGGTTATCTTATTGTCTCCTGCCATTGCATACGGTATTGCGTCTATCGTGTCACCTAGTGTCACTGCCGTATTGAAACAAATCGGTACTGCGATCACAGCTGTAGGTGATCATAATCCATATGCCCTTGCACTTGTTATCGGTGCGATTGTACCCGTTGTAGGTATGACACCTTTAAGTTCAATGGTTTTTACAAGTTTATTAGGACTCACTGGTATTCCAATGGCTATTGGTGCGCTCGGTTGTATGGGTAGCTCATTTGTCAACTTTATGATGTTTAGAAAACTTAGAATCGGCAATGCAGGAAAAGCCTTTGCAGTTGCTGTCGAACCATTAACTCAAATCGACACTATCGCAAAATATCCAATCCAGCTGTATGGTACGAATGCGGTCGTAGGGATGGTCAATGGCTTATTTATCACATACATGGGTATCGTTGTGAACCAACCAGGAATGGCTACACCTATTGCCGGTCCGATTGTAGCGTTAGGCTTTAATGAAGTCGTACCTACCGTGATTACGATTGTAGTCGTAGCGATCATTAGTATTATTATGAGCTTTTTCATCGGCACATTCATCAGTAAGAAACGACCAACTCTTGACATTAAAGTGCCTCATGTTAATCAACAAACAAATTAA
- a CDS encoding metallophosphoesterase, producing the protein MRIGTIADLHFDRHQQLTMQDYLEAVVRLTDQEALNMLIIAGDISNHHSTTFEFITQLTTQVAIPIYFVPGNHDLWRQPDEHLTTAEILRLYQDHPQCLMGTPVEVGDYVVAGHIGWYDYSFAADRFTYDKLAKGKHYGATWQDKVHTFFGVSDPQLSQYFAAEVWQDLAAYADLQVILVTHVVTHPKFTVPTPHRIFDFFNGFIGTSDFKPLYQHFNIPYSVMGHVHFRKQLVDGNTTFLCPCLGYPREWRTADLATELKHALQVIQLPESS; encoded by the coding sequence ATGAGAATAGGAACGATAGCAGATTTGCATTTTGATCGACATCAACAGTTAACGATGCAAGATTATCTTGAAGCGGTAGTGCGTCTCACTGATCAAGAAGCATTGAACATGCTCATCATTGCGGGTGATATTTCTAACCATCATTCGACGACATTTGAATTTATAACACAACTGACAACACAGGTGGCGATTCCGATTTACTTTGTACCGGGGAATCATGATTTATGGCGACAACCCGATGAACATTTGACGACAGCAGAGATATTGCGATTGTATCAAGACCACCCGCAATGTTTGATGGGGACGCCTGTGGAAGTCGGCGATTATGTGGTTGCAGGACATATTGGCTGGTATGATTATAGTTTTGCCGCTGATCGATTTACGTATGACAAGTTAGCAAAAGGGAAGCATTATGGTGCGACTTGGCAAGATAAAGTGCATACTTTTTTTGGTGTGTCTGATCCACAGCTTTCTCAATATTTTGCCGCTGAAGTATGGCAAGATTTGGCGGCTTATGCTGACCTTCAAGTGATTTTAGTGACACATGTCGTGACCCATCCGAAGTTTACTGTTCCTACACCGCATCGTATTTTTGACTTCTTTAACGGCTTTATAGGGACAAGCGACTTTAAACCGTTGTATCAGCATTTTAATATTCCGTATAGTGTGATGGGGCATGTGCATTTTAGAAAGCAGTTAGTAGACGGTAACACGACATTTCTTTGTCCATGTCTTGGGTACCCTCGAGAATGGCGAACGGCTGACCTTGCTACAGAATTAAAGCACGCCTTACAAGTCATTCAACTACCCGAAAGTTCGTAA
- a CDS encoding aldehyde dehydrogenase family protein has protein sequence MSVNVRDYIDAQYNLFINGEFVPAESGEYLDVYNPANGEKLSQVAKASGKDVDKAVEAATKAFPDWSRRSKAERANMLRQVHDKIMEKKDHFAYVESLNAGKAIRESSSIDVPYTAKHYQYFGSVLDTDEGTINNMEDNIMSIIQHEPIGVVGAVVAWNFPMLLSSWKLAPALAAGNTVVIQPSSSTPLSLIELAKIFQEVLPAGVVNIVTGKGSESGNAIFNHEGVDKLSFTGSTAVGYQVAEAGAKRLVPATLELGGKSANIILDDANLDLALEGSQLGILFNQGEVCSAGSRLIVHENVYDEFIPRLVDAFKKVKVGDPLDMETQMGSQTGQAQIDKIQSYIDYANESDGAKILVGGHRITDNGLDKGYFFEPTIIEVDDADDKLAQEEIFGPVLVVIKVKDDQEAIDVANNSDYGLAGGVFSTNINRALNVAKNVRTGRVWVNTYNQVPEGAAFGGYKKSGIGRETYKAAIENYQQVKNIYIDISNETKGLY, from the coding sequence ATGAGTGTAAATGTTAGAGATTATATTGATGCGCAGTATAACTTATTTATTAACGGTGAATTTGTTCCAGCAGAATCAGGGGAATATTTAGATGTATATAATCCGGCAAACGGTGAAAAATTGTCACAAGTCGCTAAAGCAAGTGGAAAAGATGTAGACAAAGCAGTAGAAGCAGCAACGAAAGCTTTCCCAGATTGGAGTCGTCGTTCGAAAGCTGAACGTGCGAATATGTTACGTCAAGTACATGACAAAATTATGGAGAAAAAAGATCATTTTGCATATGTAGAAAGTTTAAACGCGGGGAAAGCAATCCGTGAATCAAGCAGTATCGACGTGCCATATACGGCGAAACATTATCAATATTTCGGTAGTGTGTTAGATACAGATGAAGGCACAATCAACAATATGGAAGATAACATTATGAGCATCATTCAACATGAACCCATCGGCGTTGTTGGTGCAGTTGTCGCTTGGAACTTCCCAATGTTACTTTCTTCATGGAAATTGGCACCCGCACTTGCTGCAGGGAATACAGTAGTGATCCAACCTTCGTCATCAACACCATTAAGTTTGATTGAATTAGCGAAAATTTTCCAAGAAGTGTTACCAGCAGGTGTGGTCAACATTGTTACAGGTAAAGGTTCTGAATCAGGTAACGCCATCTTTAATCATGAAGGTGTCGACAAATTATCATTTACAGGTTCAACTGCTGTCGGTTATCAAGTAGCTGAAGCAGGTGCCAAACGTCTTGTTCCTGCAACGTTAGAACTCGGTGGTAAAAGTGCCAACATTATTTTAGATGATGCAAACCTTGACTTAGCTTTAGAAGGTTCACAATTAGGTATTTTATTTAATCAAGGTGAAGTATGTAGTGCAGGCTCTCGATTAATCGTTCATGAAAACGTGTATGATGAATTCATTCCGCGTTTGGTTGACGCATTCAAAAAAGTGAAAGTGGGCGACCCGTTAGATATGGAAACGCAAATGGGTTCTCAAACAGGTCAAGCACAAATCGATAAAATACAAAGTTATATTGACTATGCGAACGAATCTGACGGAGCGAAAATTCTTGTAGGGGGTCACCGTATTACAGACAACGGTTTAGACAAAGGTTACTTCTTTGAGCCGACAATTATCGAAGTGGACGATGCTGACGATAAATTAGCACAAGAAGAAATTTTCGGACCTGTGTTAGTAGTTATTAAAGTAAAAGATGACCAAGAAGCGATTGATGTTGCCAATAATTCTGATTACGGCTTAGCGGGTGGTGTCTTCTCAACAAATATCAACCGTGCATTAAATGTGGCGAAAAATGTGCGTACAGGCCGTGTATGGGTTAATACGTACAACCAAGTTCCTGAAGGTGCTGCATTTGGCGGTTACAAAAAATCAGGTATCGGTCGTGAAACGTATAAAGCAGCAATCGAAAACTATCAACAAGTTAAAAATATTTATATTGATATTAGCAACGAAACAAAAGGCTTATATTAA
- a CDS encoding PTS transporter subunit IIC, which produces MKKLLYRWFIDGLSYMTLGLFSSLIIGLIMQTIGKQTLFPNLHLEFLVEVGKVAQSLTGAAIGAAIAYGLKGKPLVIFAAVIVGMLGYETFSGGAVGAFFAVLIAVELSQFYAAKTKIDIIVTPLLTLMIGGLVAKFLGPVLSQLMLEIGKVIMISTDQQPFVMGILVAVIFGLCLTAPISSAALALMLDLSGLAAGAATIGCACQMIGFAVTSYKENGVSGIISIGLGTSMLQVPNILLKPLIIVPPTLASAIIAPIMTVLFPMTNNAAGAGMGTSGLVGQIMTVNTMGASLDTWLLIIMFHFVLPAFVTFVIYRFMIKRQWLHVGEQKIQLNQ; this is translated from the coding sequence GTGAAAAAATTACTCTATCGTTGGTTCATTGATGGTCTCAGTTATATGACACTTGGGCTTTTCAGTTCACTCATTATCGGATTAATTATGCAAACGATTGGTAAGCAAACGTTATTCCCAAATCTCCACTTAGAATTTTTAGTAGAAGTTGGAAAGGTTGCGCAAAGTTTAACAGGGGCAGCGATTGGTGCGGCGATTGCGTATGGTTTGAAAGGGAAACCGCTTGTTATTTTCGCAGCTGTCATTGTCGGCATGCTCGGATATGAGACATTTTCGGGTGGTGCAGTAGGGGCATTTTTTGCGGTGCTTATCGCTGTAGAATTAAGTCAGTTTTATGCGGCTAAGACGAAAATCGATATCATTGTCACACCCCTACTGACATTAATGATAGGTGGTTTAGTTGCGAAATTTTTAGGGCCTGTCTTAAGTCAACTGATGTTAGAAATTGGAAAAGTGATTATGATTTCTACCGATCAACAGCCTTTTGTGATGGGCATTCTTGTGGCAGTCATCTTTGGATTATGTTTAACGGCGCCGATTTCAAGTGCAGCATTAGCACTCATGTTAGATTTATCAGGATTAGCAGCCGGTGCAGCGACGATAGGTTGTGCATGCCAAATGATTGGCTTTGCGGTAACGAGTTATAAAGAAAATGGTGTGAGCGGGATCATTTCAATTGGTCTCGGGACAAGTATGTTGCAAGTGCCGAATATATTATTAAAACCACTCATTATCGTACCACCTACATTAGCGAGTGCCATTATCGCCCCAATCATGACCGTTCTCTTCCCAATGACGAATAATGCTGCGGGGGCAGGTATGGGGACGAGTGGCTTAGTCGGTCAAATTATGACGGTGAATACGATGGGCGCAAGTTTGGATACATGGCTACTCATCATCATGTTTCACTTTGTCTTACCTGCATTCGTAACATTTGTCATTTATCGTTTTATGATTAAACGTCAATGGCTTCATGTCGGGGAGCAGAAAATACAATTGAATCAATAG
- a CDS encoding SLC13 family permease: MATTSASKKKEGATFKPLWFILSFVALIAVLVMPTPASLPFMGKAALAILAFAVILWVTEAVTYPVSATIIVGLIILLLGFSPVQNLTQALGNPQSGGAVLKGDDLFGTGNALKLAFSGFSTSAVALVAAALFLATAMQVTNLHKRLALLVLSFVGNKTKNIVIGAILVSIILAFFVPSATARAGAVVPILLGMIAAFGAAKNSKLAALLIITAVQAVSIWNIGIKTAAAQNIVAINFINDQLGHDVSWGEWFLYAAPWSIIMSIVLYFVMLKVIPPEQDAIEGGTELVKQQLAELGPVKPTEWRLIIISLLLLVSWSTEKVLHPIDSSSITLIALAIMLTPKIGVMNWKEVENRIPWGTIIVFGVGISLGNVLLKTTAAQWLSDQTFGLMGLKGMPVVATIALISLFNILIHLGFASATSLASALIPVFISLTSTLSLGDNAIGFVLIQQFVISFGFLLPVSSPQSMLAYGTETFTVKDFLKAGIPITIVGYILVVIMSMTYWKWLGLL, translated from the coding sequence ATGGCAACTACTTCAGCTTCAAAGAAAAAAGAAGGAGCAACATTTAAGCCGTTATGGTTTATTTTAAGCTTTGTTGCACTCATTGCGGTGTTAGTCATGCCTACACCTGCAAGTTTACCTTTTATGGGGAAAGCAGCATTAGCAATTTTGGCATTTGCAGTCATTTTATGGGTGACTGAAGCGGTTACTTATCCGGTATCTGCAACGATTATTGTCGGTCTCATCATACTCTTACTCGGATTTAGTCCAGTTCAAAATTTAACGCAAGCATTAGGCAATCCTCAAAGTGGCGGTGCTGTGTTAAAAGGAGACGACCTTTTCGGTACTGGGAATGCATTGAAATTAGCCTTTAGTGGTTTTTCAACGAGTGCCGTCGCGTTAGTTGCTGCAGCATTGTTCTTAGCAACCGCGATGCAGGTGACGAACTTACATAAACGTTTAGCACTATTAGTATTATCGTTTGTCGGAAATAAAACGAAAAATATTGTTATCGGGGCGATTCTTGTATCTATTATTTTAGCGTTTTTCGTACCGTCCGCTACAGCACGTGCAGGCGCCGTTGTACCGATTTTATTAGGTATGATTGCGGCGTTTGGTGCAGCGAAAAATAGTAAATTAGCTGCGTTACTCATCATTACGGCCGTTCAAGCGGTATCGATTTGGAATATCGGGATTAAAACTGCTGCTGCTCAAAATATCGTAGCGATTAACTTTATTAATGATCAACTCGGTCATGACGTTTCATGGGGTGAATGGTTCTTATATGCTGCACCGTGGTCGATCATTATGTCTATCGTGCTTTACTTCGTCATGTTAAAAGTCATTCCACCTGAACAAGATGCCATTGAAGGTGGTACAGAGCTCGTTAAACAGCAACTGGCGGAACTTGGTCCAGTTAAACCGACAGAGTGGCGTTTAATTATCATCTCATTATTATTACTCGTGTCTTGGTCAACTGAAAAAGTGTTACATCCAATTGATTCGTCATCGATTACTTTAATTGCATTGGCGATTATGTTAACGCCTAAAATTGGTGTCATGAATTGGAAAGAAGTCGAAAACCGTATTCCTTGGGGCACCATCATTGTATTTGGTGTAGGGATTTCGTTAGGTAACGTCTTGTTAAAAACGACAGCAGCACAATGGTTAAGTGACCAAACGTTCGGCTTAATGGGCTTAAAAGGCATGCCGGTTGTAGCAACGATTGCATTAATTTCACTGTTTAACATTTTAATTCATTTAGGATTTGCAAGTGCAACAAGTTTAGCATCTGCATTAATTCCAGTCTTTATTTCATTAACATCAACATTAAGCCTAGGTGACAATGCCATTGGTTTCGTATTAATCCAACAATTTGTCATCAGTTTTGGATTCTTACTACCGGTGAGTTCGCCGCAAAGTATGCTCGCTTATGGTACAGAAACATTTACTGTTAAAGACTTCTTAAAAGCGGGGATTCCAATTACAATCGTCGGTTACATTCTCGTTGTAATTATGAGTATGACGTATTGGAAATGGTTAGGCTTACTATAA
- a CDS encoding formate/nitrite transporter family protein, which translates to MGIQKPTKTVADTYASRETVQSIIHSVAMKEVMLDKAMPRYILKSMLSGFLLTIVTVFMLAMKTQMAGALPGVVNLMGATAFSIALVFIVLTQAELLTSNFMYMTVGLYYRTVSFGKTMWLFTICFIGNILGAFVLFILMYFTKVMTPEMIAALTSTVDAKTVETTWQAILVKAIFANFFINIGIYASMQFKEGLSKTFFIAIGVIIFVFMGYEHVVYNAGLFVGMIFYNFDAVSWLGVLKNIVFAFIGNYIGGGIFVGLLFAYFNGSRRIEQK; encoded by the coding sequence ATGGGGATTCAAAAACCAACGAAAACAGTTGCGGATACGTATGCATCACGAGAAACGGTACAAAGCATTATCCATTCCGTTGCGATGAAAGAAGTAATGCTGGATAAGGCGATGCCACGTTACATACTTAAATCGATGTTGTCAGGGTTTTTATTAACCATTGTCACAGTCTTTATGCTCGCGATGAAGACACAAATGGCTGGGGCGCTTCCTGGTGTTGTAAATTTAATGGGGGCGACGGCATTCAGTATTGCCTTAGTGTTCATCGTCTTAACACAAGCCGAACTATTGACGAGTAACTTTATGTATATGACAGTGGGGCTCTACTATCGTACAGTATCATTCGGCAAAACGATGTGGTTATTTACAATTTGTTTTATCGGTAATATTTTAGGTGCATTTGTGCTCTTTATTTTAATGTATTTCACTAAAGTCATGACACCTGAAATGATTGCAGCATTAACATCTACAGTCGATGCCAAAACAGTTGAAACGACATGGCAAGCGATATTAGTCAAAGCCATCTTCGCGAACTTCTTTATCAATATTGGGATTTATGCCTCTATGCAATTTAAAGAAGGCTTGTCAAAAACGTTTTTCATTGCGATTGGTGTGATTATTTTCGTGTTTATGGGTTATGAACATGTCGTTTATAATGCAGGCTTATTCGTAGGGATGATTTTTTATAACTTTGATGCAGTTTCTTGGTTAGGCGTTCTGAAAAATATCGTCTTCGCATTTATCGGTAACTATATCGGAGGAGGCATATTTGTAGGTCTGTTATTTGCATATTTCAACGGCTCACGTCGCATTGAACAAAAATAA
- a CDS encoding GNAT family N-acetyltransferase: MSQVNIRMATLDDAEALHELMHRAFTPLRDVGIDWPSVNATLEMIQDNIQNNAAYVLEVEGKIVSTLSIRFPWEPSHPVSKYPFVWWFATDPDYGGAGYGNQMMTYVEETILRDTLKAPAVVLGTSARKMSWLKDVYERRGYETFFSFEDETGDEGAMMVKVLIPERYNKDLLAPPPWAQVESSHCCKTKMMGR; the protein is encoded by the coding sequence ATGTCTCAAGTCAATATTAGAATGGCCACATTAGATGATGCAGAGGCACTGCATGAACTGATGCATCGCGCATTTACACCTTTAAGAGATGTCGGCATTGATTGGCCATCCGTTAATGCGACATTAGAAATGATACAAGACAATATTCAAAACAATGCAGCTTATGTGCTCGAAGTAGAGGGGAAAATTGTTTCAACCTTGTCGATACGCTTTCCATGGGAGCCGAGTCATCCGGTTTCTAAATATCCATTTGTTTGGTGGTTTGCGACAGACCCGGATTATGGTGGTGCAGGATATGGCAATCAAATGATGACGTATGTGGAAGAAACGATTTTACGTGATACATTAAAAGCGCCTGCTGTTGTATTAGGGACTTCAGCGCGCAAAATGAGTTGGTTAAAAGATGTCTATGAACGCCGTGGTTATGAAACGTTCTTTTCATTTGAAGATGAAACAGGCGATGAAGGTGCAATGATGGTGAAAGTTTTAATTCCAGAACGTTATAATAAAGATTTACTCGCACCACCACCATGGGCTCAAGTCGAATCATCTCATTGTTGTAAAACTAAGATGATGGGCCGATAG
- a CDS encoding sirohydrochlorin chelatase translates to MLRKVIFVVHGMRKGQLNETLTQFVAQLFEAEQIDYEIAFLESETASLPTVIEEQVNQGAIELYLVPLLLFSASHYYEDIVESLEDWRRMYPQTTFQLTQPLGTHPKMKNWVVAQIARYLDDTAKDTAVVVLAHGSARFNEPDSALETIANELSTTTRRCYPCMVYGKLNYEKILAELAQQWPKLLIIPYFFYDGYLVQRTKQRIGALDLPCDVTFTTAINFHPVLKEVIVHRLEVSGGVTPCILSS, encoded by the coding sequence GTGTTGCGTAAAGTGATTTTCGTTGTCCACGGGATGAGAAAGGGACAACTGAACGAAACATTGACACAATTTGTTGCACAGTTATTTGAAGCGGAACAGATAGATTACGAGATTGCATTTTTGGAAAGTGAAACGGCGAGTTTGCCAACAGTGATTGAAGAGCAAGTGAATCAGGGGGCGATAGAACTTTACTTAGTGCCATTGTTACTCTTTTCGGCATCACACTATTATGAAGACATTGTCGAAAGTTTGGAAGATTGGCGTCGAATGTATCCTCAAACGACATTTCAGTTGACACAGCCACTCGGCACACATCCAAAAATGAAAAATTGGGTGGTAGCGCAAATTGCACGTTACCTTGATGATACAGCGAAAGATACAGCTGTTGTCGTGTTGGCGCATGGCAGTGCACGTTTTAATGAACCTGATAGCGCATTAGAAACAATCGCTAACGAACTGTCAACGACGACACGACGGTGCTATCCGTGTATGGTCTACGGGAAGTTAAATTATGAAAAAATCTTAGCTGAACTTGCCCAACAATGGCCGAAGTTACTGATTATTCCGTATTTCTTTTATGATGGCTATTTAGTCCAGCGTACGAAGCAACGTATAGGCGCACTCGATTTACCGTGTGACGTCACTTTTACGACAGCAATTAATTTTCACCCGGTATTAAAAGAAGTGATTGTACATCGACTTGAGGTAAGTGGAGGCGTGACACCATGTATCCTATCCAGTTAA
- a CDS encoding precorrin-2 dehydrogenase/sirohydrochlorin ferrochelatase family protein, translating into MYPIQLNLTRKTVVIVGGGNIAWRKFTKLKDEAGQVKVVSPTFNDAFLNETWGTHIQLIQKRYERGDLDGADLIIIATDDAAVNQQVRDDVAPTQWVNHTGDRTQSDFYNNLDIEHQGMKISISSEGQSLQHTKAYAAKIKAFLATLEEDNDE; encoded by the coding sequence ATGTATCCTATCCAGTTAAATCTGACACGTAAAACAGTCGTTATTGTTGGTGGTGGAAATATTGCATGGCGAAAATTCACAAAATTAAAAGATGAAGCTGGACAAGTCAAAGTCGTGAGCCCTACTTTTAATGATGCTTTTTTGAATGAGACGTGGGGGACACATATTCAGCTCATTCAAAAACGTTATGAACGAGGCGACCTGGATGGTGCTGACCTCATCATCATTGCGACAGATGATGCAGCAGTGAATCAACAAGTCCGTGATGATGTGGCGCCAACGCAATGGGTGAATCATACAGGAGATCGAACGCAATCTGATTTTTATAACAATCTGGATATTGAACATCAAGGCATGAAAATCAGTATTAGTTCAGAGGGACAGTCACTTCAACATACAAAAGCTTATGCGGCGAAAATAAAGGCGTTTTTGGCGACGCTTGAGGAGGATAATGATGAGTAA